A window from Vigna angularis cultivar LongXiaoDou No.4 chromosome 7, ASM1680809v1, whole genome shotgun sequence encodes these proteins:
- the LOC128197920 gene encoding kinesin-like protein KIN-14B has translation MSRATAQVYGYWCQICLKYGHTATVRGFDFIDRIKTLVEFECPGVVSCAELPLLSHLVPLFKAEQNSQETLFQLNFNHLCLGFQHVLCNAAQALEALGHDSPTPAGYGKSTGKDTKVYYRGRPPQGIRTDWYFTTLENGGSPVQNFSTAAEDARLASLISLDRILKQVKDITKLSTVNTIEKSKKRTVLGSLDKLTEQMSSLLEIDHPCAQRYIADARRVVESIPEEDDRSQNLSHSRMSSTDTGSGSGTDVAQWNVLQFNTGNTSSFLIKCGANSNSELIIKAEARVQEPKEGEIVRVAPRPSILENLSLEEMKQVFAELPEALRLLALARTADGTRARYSRLYRTISKKCISNQNDYFEQYFL, from the exons ATGTCCAGAG CAACAGCCCAAGTTTATGGCTATTGGTGTCAAATTTGCTTGAAATATGGTCACACTGCCACAGTCAGAGGCTTTGACTTCATTGACAGAATAAAGACCCTTGTTGAGTTTGAATGCCCTGGCGTGGTCTCTTGTGCTGAA cTTCCCTTACTCTCACATCTCGTGCCACTCTTCAAAGCTGAGCAGAACTCACAAGAAACACTCTTTCAGCTCAACTTCAACCACCTTTGTCTAGGTTTTCAACATGTCTTGTGTAATGCAGCACAAGCTCTTGAAGCTCTTGGACATGATTCTCCAACTCCTGCAGGCTACGGGAAGTCCACTGGAAAAGATACCAAGGTGTACTATAGAGGCAGACCTCCTCAAGGAATCAGAACTGATTGG TATTTCACTACCTTGGAAAATGGTGGTTCACCTGTTCAAAATTTTTCTACTGCTGCTGAGGATGCAAGATTAGCGTCTCTTATTTCACTTGATAGAATATTGAAGCAAGTCAag GATATAACTAAACTTTCTACTGTGAACACCATCgagaaaagtaagaaaagaacGGTGCTTGGTTCTCTAGACAAACTGACAGAACAAATGTCTTCACTTCTTGAAATTGATCATCCATGTGCTCAGAGGTACATTGCAGATGCTCGCAGAGTGGTTGAG TCAATTCCTGAAGAAGATGACCGCAGTCAGAACCTATCACATTCTCGTATGTCATCTACTGATACAGGCTCTGGGTCTGGAACTGATGTGGCACAGTGGAACGTCCTTCAATTCAATACGGGTAATACCTcctcatttttaataaaatgtggAGCAAACTCAAATTCAGAACTAATCATTAAAGCCGAGGCTCGAGTTCAGGAACCTAAAGAAGGTGAGATTGTGAGGGTTGCCCCAAGGCCGTCCATTTTGGAAAATTTGAGCTTGGAGGAAATGAAACAAGTATTTGCTGAACTACCCGAGGCTCTAAGATTGCTTGCCCTAGCAAGGACTGCAGATGGAACTCGAGCACGATATTCTAGATTATATAGGACTATTTCTAAAAAATGCATTAGCAAtcaaaatgactactttgaacAATATTTTCTGTAA